DNA sequence from the Streptomyces cinnabarinus genome:
CCCGCTCGGACTGGGCCGAGGAGACCCCTCTCGACGACCTGCCGTCCCTGGCGGACGAACTGCTGGGACCTCGGGAGGACGAGTACGACGACGAGCGTGGGCAGGGGCAGGGGCGGGGGAGGCGCTGAGCGCGGACCTCGCTGGGGCGGGGGCGCCTGAGTGTGGTCCTCGCCGGGGCATGGGCGCTGAGCGCGGACCGCTTCCCCGGAGGCGTGCGCGGGCACGCCGCCCTCGTTGTCAGTGCCGCCCCTCACAATGGAGGGCGTATCGCGGCACGTGGACGGAAGGGCGGCGGGTGTCATGACCGTGTGGGATGACCTGGTGGGGCAGGAGAAGGTGAGCGCGCAGCTCACCGCCGCTGCCCGGGACGCCGACGCCTTGGTCACCGCGGCCGCCACCGACGCCCCGCCCCCCGAGGCGTCGAAGATGACCCACGCCTGGCTGTTCACGGGCCCGCCCGGCTCCGGTCGCACCCAGACGGCCCGCGCCTTCGCCGCCGCCCTCCAGTGCGTCAGCCCCGACCGCGCCCTCGGCGGCGCCCCCGGCTGCGGCTTCTGCGACGGCTGCCACACGGCCCTGGTGGGCACCCATGCCGACGTCACCACCGTGGCCGCCGTAGGCACCCAGATCCTCGCCGACGACATGCGGGACACCGTCCGCAAGTCGTTCACCTCACCCGCCAACGGCCGCTGGCAGGTCATCCTCGTCGAGGACGCCGAGCGCCTGAACGAGAAGTCGGCCAACGCCGTGCTGAAGGCGGTGGAGGAACCGGCCCCGCGCACCGTCTGGCTCCTGTGCGCCCCCTCCATCGAGGACGTCCTGCCCACGATCCGCTCCCGCTGCCGTCACCTGAACCTGCGCACGCCCGCGGTCGACGCGGTCGCCGACATGCTCGTCCGCCGGGAAGGCATCGAACCCGCGGTCGCCGCGGCGGCGGCCCGCGCCACCCAGGGTCACGTCGACCGGGCCCGGCGACTGGCCACCGACCCGGCCGCCCGTGAGCGCAGAGCCGCCGTACTGAAGCTGCCGTTGCGGATCGAGGACATCGGCGGCTGCCTCAGGGCCGCGCAGGAACTCGTCGACGCGGCGGCCGAGGACGCCAAGCAGCTCGCCGAGGAGCGGGACGGCAAGGAGACCGAGGAGCTGAAGGCGGCACTCGGCGCCGCCCAGGGCGGCCGGCTCCCGCGTGGCACGGCGGGCGTGATGAAGGACCTGGAGGACAAGCAGAAGCGCCGCCGCACCCGGACGCAGCGCGACAGCCTCGACCTCGCCCTGACCGACCTCACCGCCTTCTACCGTGACGTCCTCGCCCTTCAGCTCGGCTCCCGCGTGGCCATCGCCAACGCTGACGCCGAGGAGACCCTGGACCGTCTGGCCCGGGACGGCTCACCCGAGTCCACCCTCCGCCGTATCGAGGCCATTGCCGCCTGCCGGGACGCCCTGGACCGCAATGTGGCGCCACTGCTGGCG
Encoded proteins:
- a CDS encoding DNA polymerase III subunit delta', with amino-acid sequence MTVWDDLVGQEKVSAQLTAAARDADALVTAAATDAPPPEASKMTHAWLFTGPPGSGRTQTARAFAAALQCVSPDRALGGAPGCGFCDGCHTALVGTHADVTTVAAVGTQILADDMRDTVRKSFTSPANGRWQVILVEDAERLNEKSANAVLKAVEEPAPRTVWLLCAPSIEDVLPTIRSRCRHLNLRTPAVDAVADMLVRREGIEPAVAAAAARATQGHVDRARRLATDPAARERRAAVLKLPLRIEDIGGCLRAAQELVDAAAEDAKQLAEERDGKETEELKAALGAAQGGRLPRGTAGVMKDLEDKQKRRRTRTQRDSLDLALTDLTAFYRDVLALQLGSRVAIANADAEETLDRLARDGSPESTLRRIEAIAACRDALDRNVAPLLAVEAMTMALRAG